One Glycine soja cultivar W05 chromosome 2, ASM419377v2, whole genome shotgun sequence genomic region harbors:
- the LOC114398691 gene encoding mitochondrial substrate carrier family protein V-like isoform X3, with the protein MQMEARVGVAVDGGGVRKLVQPPPPKHIGTVSQLLAGGVAGAFSKSCTAPLARLTILFQIQGMHSNVATLRKASIWNEASRIIHEEGFGAFWKGNLVTIAHRLPYSSVNFYSYEHYKKLLKMVPGLQSHRDNVSADLCVHFVGGGLAGVTAATTTYPLDLVRTRLAAQTNFTYYRGIWHALHTISKEEGIFGLYKGLGTTLLTVGPSIAISFSVYETLRSYWQSNRSDDSPAVVSLACGSLSGIASSTEKESLVQELHQVSNQTDP; encoded by the exons ATGCAAATGGAAGCTAGGGTTGGTGTGGCGGTGGATGGTGGTGGTGTACGGAAGTTGGTGCAGCCGCCGCCGCCGAAACATATTGGGACTGTTTCTCAGCTTCTTGCCGGAGGAGTCGCCGGCGCGTTCAGCAAATCCTGTACGGCGCCGCTTGCGAGACTCACCATCCTCTTTCAG ATTCAAGGAATGCATTCCAATGTTGCAACTTTGAGAAAAGCCAGTATATGGAATGAGGCTTCACGGATTATCCATGAAGAGGGGTTTGGAGCTTTCTGGAAAGGGAATCTGGTCACCATTGCTCACCGGTTACCTTATTCTTCGGTTAACTTTTATTCGTACGAGCACTACAAGAAG TTGCTAAAGATGGTTCCGGGACTTCAAAGTCATAGGGATAATGTTAGTGCAGACCTTTGCGTACATTTTGTTGGTGGTGGCCTGGCAGGAGTCACTGCTGCCACAACTACTTATCCATTGGATCTTGTAAGAACACGGCTGGCTGCACAG ACAAATTTTACCTACTACAGAGGTATCTGGCATGCTTTAcacacaattagcaaggaagaGGGAATATTTGGCCTTTATAAGGGACTTGGAACTACACTCTTG ACTGTAGGGCCAAGTATAGCTATCAGCTTCTCTGTGTATGAAACCTTGAGATCTTATTGGCAGTCAAATAG ATCGGATGATTCACCTGCTGTCGTTAGTCTGGCTTGCGGCAGTCTTTCAGGCATTGCATCATCAACAG AGAAAGAGAGTTTGGTGCAGGAACTGCACCAAGTATCTAACCAGACTGACCCATAG
- the LOC114398684 gene encoding protein DA1-related 2-like isoform X2: MPLLLLISSLCHFHSSSSLFPSSLSHNIIIAFSSLIMASSSDVNHLSHPCIYGDYSSSRSERKSGFMKWLSKLFRGGSNRGRGCRHLHEPAEESIVRGAPSRALDDRGRAQKEKEDLGHAMALSSAEDLKRPNGYNWGEDTGDDYSKAPHDTLNSSAHPPFAPTPFYPHPHKYRRVCGGCNQEIMYGNCLGCMDTYFHPNCFRCHSCGYPITEREFSLSGKHPYHKSCFKELTHPKCEVCFQFIPINAAGLIEYRCHPFWSQKYCPSHEYDNTARCCSCERLEPLNIKYYRLEDGRSLCLECMESAIMDTGDCQPLYHSIRDYYEGMQMRIDQQVPMLLVEREALNEAIVGEKNGFHHLPETRGLCLSEEQTVTSIHRRPRIGGHRLIGMRTQPQKLTRKCEVTAILVLYGLPRLLTGAILAHELMHAWLRLHGYRNLTPEVEEGICQVLSYMWLESEVMPSFQNMPSTSTSAGSSYSSSSSSSSSSSSSSSKKGAKSHVENKLGEFFKNQIANDSSPAYGGGFRAANEAVNKYGLRRTLDHIHWTGFFPVEKERKFSKYG, encoded by the exons ATGccccttcttcttctcatttcaTCTCTCTGTCACTTTCATTCCTCTTCCTCCCTTTTCCCTTCTTCCCTCTCACACAACATCATTATTGCCTTTTCATCCTTAATTATGGCTTCTTCTTCAGATGTTAACCATCTTTCACATCCTTGCATCTATG GGGATTATAGTTCTTCTCGCTCAGAGAGAAAGTCCGGTTTCATGAAATGGCTTAGTAAGCTTTTCAGAGGTGGGTCCAATAGAGGAAGGGGCTGTCGTCACCTGCATGAGCCAGCAGAGGAAAGCATAGTTCGGGGTGCTCCATCTAGAGCTTTG GATGATCGTGGTAGAGCTCAGAAGGAGAAAGAGGATTTAGGCCATGCAATGGCACTTTCTTCAGCCGAAGATTTAAAGAGACCAAACG GATATAATTGGGGAGAAGACACCGGTGATGATTACTCAAAGGCACCTCACGATACCCTTAACTCATCTGCACACCCTCCATTTGCCCCTACACCATTTTATCCCCATCCCCACAAATATAG AAGAGTATGTGGTGGCTGCAACCAAGAGATAATGTATGGAAATTGTTTGGGCTGCATGGATACTTATTTTCACCCAAATTGTTTTCGCTGTCACTCTTGTGGTTACCCCATTACCGAGCGCGAG TTTTCCTTGTCAGGGAAGCATCCATATCACAAGTCCTGTTTTAAAGAGCTGACTCATCCTAAATGTGAAGTTTGCTTCCAATTT aTTCCTATAAATGCTGCTGGTTTGATTGAGTATAGGTGCCACCCCTTTTGGTCGCAAAAGTATTGTCCATCTCATGAGTATGATAATACAGCTCGCTGCTGTAGTTGTGAAAGATTGGAG CCTCTGAACATAAAATACTATAGACTAGAAGATGGACGGAGTTTGTGTTTAGAGTGCATGGAATCTGCTATAATGGATACCGGTGATTGCCAACCCCTATACCATTCTATCAGAGACTACTATGAAGGAATGCAGATGAGAATAGATCAACAAGTTCCCATGCTTCTAGTTGAGAGGGAAGCACTGAATGAAGCTATTGTAGGggagaaaaat GGTTTTCATCACTTACCGGAAACAAGAGGTTtatgcctttcagaagagcagACTGTCACCAGT ATACATAGAAGACCAAGAATTGGAGGCCATCGACTAATAGGGATGAGAACTCAACCTCAAAAACTGACTAGAAAATGTGAAGTCACAGCAATTCTTGTTCTATATGGTCTTCCTAG GTTACTCACAGGTGCAATACTTGCCCATGAGTTGATGCATGCATGGCTACGCCTTCATG GTTATCGCAACCTTACTCCCGAAGTAGAGGAAGGCATTTGTCAGGTTCTTTCGTATATGTGGCTTGAGTCAGAAGTAATGCCTAGCTTTCAAAACATGCCATCAACATCCACAAGTGCTGGTTCTTCCTactcttcttcctcctcctcctcctcctcgtcGTCCTCCTCCTCCTCAAAGAAGGGTGCAAAATCTCATGTTGAAAATAAATTGGGTGAATTTTTCAAGAATCAGATTGCCAATGATTCTTCCCCAGCTTATGGTGGTGGCTTTAGAGCTGCTAATGAAGCTGTCAATAAATATGGTTTGCGTAGAACACTTGACCATATTCATTGGACTGGTTTTTTCCCAGTGGAAAAAGAACGCAAGTTCTCTAAGTATGGATAG
- the LOC114398691 gene encoding mitochondrial substrate carrier family protein B-like isoform X1, giving the protein MQMEARVGVAVDGGGVRKLVQPPPPKHIGTVSQLLAGGVAGAFSKSCTAPLARLTILFQIQGMHSNVATLRKASIWNEASRIIHEEGFGAFWKGNLVTIAHRLPYSSVNFYSYEHYKKLLKMVPGLQSHRDNVSADLCVHFVGGGLAGVTAATTTYPLDLVRTRLAAQTNFTYYRGIWHALHTISKEEGIFGLYKGLGTTLLTVGPSIAISFSVYETLRSYWQSNRSDDSPAVVSLACGSLSGIASSTATFPLDLVRRRKQLEGAGGRARVYTTGLYGVFRHIIQTEGVRGLYRGILPEYYKVVPGVGICFMTYETLKMLLADIGTA; this is encoded by the exons ATGCAAATGGAAGCTAGGGTTGGTGTGGCGGTGGATGGTGGTGGTGTACGGAAGTTGGTGCAGCCGCCGCCGCCGAAACATATTGGGACTGTTTCTCAGCTTCTTGCCGGAGGAGTCGCCGGCGCGTTCAGCAAATCCTGTACGGCGCCGCTTGCGAGACTCACCATCCTCTTTCAG ATTCAAGGAATGCATTCCAATGTTGCAACTTTGAGAAAAGCCAGTATATGGAATGAGGCTTCACGGATTATCCATGAAGAGGGGTTTGGAGCTTTCTGGAAAGGGAATCTGGTCACCATTGCTCACCGGTTACCTTATTCTTCGGTTAACTTTTATTCGTACGAGCACTACAAGAAG TTGCTAAAGATGGTTCCGGGACTTCAAAGTCATAGGGATAATGTTAGTGCAGACCTTTGCGTACATTTTGTTGGTGGTGGCCTGGCAGGAGTCACTGCTGCCACAACTACTTATCCATTGGATCTTGTAAGAACACGGCTGGCTGCACAG ACAAATTTTACCTACTACAGAGGTATCTGGCATGCTTTAcacacaattagcaaggaagaGGGAATATTTGGCCTTTATAAGGGACTTGGAACTACACTCTTG ACTGTAGGGCCAAGTATAGCTATCAGCTTCTCTGTGTATGAAACCTTGAGATCTTATTGGCAGTCAAATAG ATCGGATGATTCACCTGCTGTCGTTAGTCTGGCTTGCGGCAGTCTTTCAGGCATTGCATCATCAACAG CAACGTTTCCGTTGGATCTTGTGAGGCGGAGGAAGCAACTTGAGGGGGCTGGTGGGCGAGCCCGTGTGTATACAACAGGCCTCTATGGTGTGTTTAGGCACATAATTCAGACAGAAGGGGTTCGTGGTCTCTACAGAGGAATTCTGCCCGAATATTACAAGGTGGTGCCCGGTGTAGGTATTTGTTTTATGACTTATGAGACGTTGAAGATGCTTTTAGCAGATATTGGTACTGCATAA
- the LOC114398691 gene encoding mitochondrial substrate carrier family protein B-like isoform X2 — MQMEARVGVAVDGGGVRKLVQPPPPKHIGTVSQLLAGGVAGAFSKSCTAPLARLTILFQIQGMHSNVATLRKASIWNEASRIIHEEGFGAFWKGNLVTIAHRLPYSSVNFYSYEHYKKLLKMVPGLQSHRDNVSADLCVHFVGGGLAGVTAATTTYPLDLVRTRLAAQTNFTYYRGIWHALHTISKEEGIFGLYKGLGTTLLTVGPSIAISFSVYETLRSYWQSNRSDDSPAVVSLACGSLSGIASSTVVYYAFDAEKESLVQELHQVSNQTDP; from the exons ATGCAAATGGAAGCTAGGGTTGGTGTGGCGGTGGATGGTGGTGGTGTACGGAAGTTGGTGCAGCCGCCGCCGCCGAAACATATTGGGACTGTTTCTCAGCTTCTTGCCGGAGGAGTCGCCGGCGCGTTCAGCAAATCCTGTACGGCGCCGCTTGCGAGACTCACCATCCTCTTTCAG ATTCAAGGAATGCATTCCAATGTTGCAACTTTGAGAAAAGCCAGTATATGGAATGAGGCTTCACGGATTATCCATGAAGAGGGGTTTGGAGCTTTCTGGAAAGGGAATCTGGTCACCATTGCTCACCGGTTACCTTATTCTTCGGTTAACTTTTATTCGTACGAGCACTACAAGAAG TTGCTAAAGATGGTTCCGGGACTTCAAAGTCATAGGGATAATGTTAGTGCAGACCTTTGCGTACATTTTGTTGGTGGTGGCCTGGCAGGAGTCACTGCTGCCACAACTACTTATCCATTGGATCTTGTAAGAACACGGCTGGCTGCACAG ACAAATTTTACCTACTACAGAGGTATCTGGCATGCTTTAcacacaattagcaaggaagaGGGAATATTTGGCCTTTATAAGGGACTTGGAACTACACTCTTG ACTGTAGGGCCAAGTATAGCTATCAGCTTCTCTGTGTATGAAACCTTGAGATCTTATTGGCAGTCAAATAG ATCGGATGATTCACCTGCTGTCGTTAGTCTGGCTTGCGGCAGTCTTTCAGGCATTGCATCATCAACAG TGGTTTACTATGCTTTTGATGCAGAGAAAGAGAGTTTGGTGCAGGAACTGCACCAAGTATCTAACCAGACTGACCCATAG
- the LOC114398684 gene encoding protein DA1-related 2-like isoform X1 — MPLLLLISSLCHFHSSSSLFPSSLSHNIIIAFSSLIMASSSDVNHLSHPCIYGDYSSSRSERKSGFMKWLSKLFRGGSNRGRGCRHLHEPAEESIVRGAPSRALDDRGRAQKEKEDLGHAMALSSAEDLKRPNGYNWGEDTGDDYSKAPHDTLNSSAHPPFAPTPFYPHPHKYSFPLNRRVCGGCNQEIMYGNCLGCMDTYFHPNCFRCHSCGYPITEREFSLSGKHPYHKSCFKELTHPKCEVCFQFIPINAAGLIEYRCHPFWSQKYCPSHEYDNTARCCSCERLEPLNIKYYRLEDGRSLCLECMESAIMDTGDCQPLYHSIRDYYEGMQMRIDQQVPMLLVEREALNEAIVGEKNGFHHLPETRGLCLSEEQTVTSIHRRPRIGGHRLIGMRTQPQKLTRKCEVTAILVLYGLPRLLTGAILAHELMHAWLRLHGYRNLTPEVEEGICQVLSYMWLESEVMPSFQNMPSTSTSAGSSYSSSSSSSSSSSSSSSKKGAKSHVENKLGEFFKNQIANDSSPAYGGGFRAANEAVNKYGLRRTLDHIHWTGFFPVEKERKFSKYG; from the exons ATGccccttcttcttctcatttcaTCTCTCTGTCACTTTCATTCCTCTTCCTCCCTTTTCCCTTCTTCCCTCTCACACAACATCATTATTGCCTTTTCATCCTTAATTATGGCTTCTTCTTCAGATGTTAACCATCTTTCACATCCTTGCATCTATG GGGATTATAGTTCTTCTCGCTCAGAGAGAAAGTCCGGTTTCATGAAATGGCTTAGTAAGCTTTTCAGAGGTGGGTCCAATAGAGGAAGGGGCTGTCGTCACCTGCATGAGCCAGCAGAGGAAAGCATAGTTCGGGGTGCTCCATCTAGAGCTTTG GATGATCGTGGTAGAGCTCAGAAGGAGAAAGAGGATTTAGGCCATGCAATGGCACTTTCTTCAGCCGAAGATTTAAAGAGACCAAACG GATATAATTGGGGAGAAGACACCGGTGATGATTACTCAAAGGCACCTCACGATACCCTTAACTCATCTGCACACCCTCCATTTGCCCCTACACCATTTTATCCCCATCCCCACAAATATAG TTTCCCATTGAACAGAAGAGTATGTGGTGGCTGCAACCAAGAGATAATGTATGGAAATTGTTTGGGCTGCATGGATACTTATTTTCACCCAAATTGTTTTCGCTGTCACTCTTGTGGTTACCCCATTACCGAGCGCGAG TTTTCCTTGTCAGGGAAGCATCCATATCACAAGTCCTGTTTTAAAGAGCTGACTCATCCTAAATGTGAAGTTTGCTTCCAATTT aTTCCTATAAATGCTGCTGGTTTGATTGAGTATAGGTGCCACCCCTTTTGGTCGCAAAAGTATTGTCCATCTCATGAGTATGATAATACAGCTCGCTGCTGTAGTTGTGAAAGATTGGAG CCTCTGAACATAAAATACTATAGACTAGAAGATGGACGGAGTTTGTGTTTAGAGTGCATGGAATCTGCTATAATGGATACCGGTGATTGCCAACCCCTATACCATTCTATCAGAGACTACTATGAAGGAATGCAGATGAGAATAGATCAACAAGTTCCCATGCTTCTAGTTGAGAGGGAAGCACTGAATGAAGCTATTGTAGGggagaaaaat GGTTTTCATCACTTACCGGAAACAAGAGGTTtatgcctttcagaagagcagACTGTCACCAGT ATACATAGAAGACCAAGAATTGGAGGCCATCGACTAATAGGGATGAGAACTCAACCTCAAAAACTGACTAGAAAATGTGAAGTCACAGCAATTCTTGTTCTATATGGTCTTCCTAG GTTACTCACAGGTGCAATACTTGCCCATGAGTTGATGCATGCATGGCTACGCCTTCATG GTTATCGCAACCTTACTCCCGAAGTAGAGGAAGGCATTTGTCAGGTTCTTTCGTATATGTGGCTTGAGTCAGAAGTAATGCCTAGCTTTCAAAACATGCCATCAACATCCACAAGTGCTGGTTCTTCCTactcttcttcctcctcctcctcctcctcgtcGTCCTCCTCCTCCTCAAAGAAGGGTGCAAAATCTCATGTTGAAAATAAATTGGGTGAATTTTTCAAGAATCAGATTGCCAATGATTCTTCCCCAGCTTATGGTGGTGGCTTTAGAGCTGCTAATGAAGCTGTCAATAAATATGGTTTGCGTAGAACACTTGACCATATTCATTGGACTGGTTTTTTCCCAGTGGAAAAAGAACGCAAGTTCTCTAAGTATGGATAG